Proteins found in one Plasmodium sp. gorilla clade G2 genome assembly, chromosome: 14 genomic segment:
- a CDS encoding translocon component PTEX150 gives MRVIILALLVVCTIINYYCAVQNNGNRSLNIMPTCSKPGNDSEDIDNETNDVDNKNNDLGNANDNNEMNNEMNNEMNNENAESKNTLGENLNNPEQLNENVHANSDAMYEGASLSDNPPQENADLNNNEQEYGPPNEESVSDSNVENVEAATDDSGNDNINNNDNFNNDDNFNNDDNMNNDDNMNNDDNMNNDDNMNNDDNLNNDDNMNNDDKINGVNESDDKALNEEEATINEMGKISNPFEDMLKGKVDEMDFGNMMNKDNFNSFLNSLTGNKDGSGKNPLSDMMNIFGVSPTGKEGGADGVSKENQMKKINELKDKLETMLKGAGVNVDKIKDSIKNNDLLKNKQLLKDAISKLTLDPSMMNMFNNKDGTNGKPFDINPESMMKMFNTLSNGKGNLGDLNMNTDNGSFDSFNDDGVDNNLVPTNPNSKNNNEDDKKSDDDEDNYNDKSFVVNSKYADNSFEDKFNTFDEKDDDVKYELFDENVGEEESFSTNEKHSNNNNNTYNSSQQGVVDKSFDENDEPLISSSQFDNNKKNKLSLSTHNKKSKNIMDSLDLESTNYGSNSSSSINNSHNSKNKNSKKNNKKKSSYKDDIRTDGKVAFDMPTFQKTIKNFGGANNEIVQNILKKYVTFDTDDDNDVEDEDDEDDDDDDLDEDEFSVKDIKKLIEEGVLDYEDLTENELRKLAKPDDNFYELSPYASDEKDLSLNETSGLTNEQLKNFLGQNGTYHMSYDSKSIDYAKQKKSEKKEDQQEDDDGFYDAYKQIKNSYDGIPNNFNHEAPQLIGNNYVFTSIYDTKENLIKFLKKNSEYDLYDDDDDESGTFKSPLYDKYGGKLQKFKRQRAFNLLKQWRAKEKKLKEKKKKEEMEANNDFDFSKNYKFSSKNDGGVTMFSKDQLEDMVKNFGGKPSAQVTNSFSRKENPFVPTNINNNSNDDDMDNGYVTFDGKNKVSENDEDEKGNNNDDENDNDDSNEEEELDEDEDDN, from the coding sequence atgagagtAATAATATTAGCCTTATTGGTCGTTTGTAccataattaattattattgtgCTGTTCAGAATAATGGAAATAGAAGTTTGAATATTATGCCTACTTGTAGTAAGCCTGGAAATGATAGTGAGGATATTGATAATGAGACAAATGATGtagataataagaataatgatTTAGGAAAtgcaaatgataataatgaaatgaaTAATGAAATGAATAATGAAATGAATAATGAAAACGCGGAATCAAAAAATACGTTAGgagaaaatttaaataatccagaacaattaaatgaaaatgtacATGCTAATAGTGATGCCATGTATGAAGGAGCATCTTTAAGTGATAATCCACCACAAGAAAATGctgatttaaataataatgagcaAGAATATGGTCCCCCAAATGAAGAATCAGTATCTGATAGTAATGTAGAAAATGTAGAAGCTGCAACAGATGATAGtggtaatgataatattaataataatgataattttaataatgacgataattttaataatgatgataatatgaacaatgatgataatatgaataatgatgataatatgaataatgatgataatatgaataacgATGATAAtcttaataatgatgataatatgaacaatgatgataaaatCAATGGAGTAAACGAATCTGATGATAAAGCTTTGAACGAAGAAGAAGCTACAATTAATGAAATGGGTAAGATAAGTAACCCTTTTGAAGATATGTTAAAAGGAAAAGTTGATGAAATGGATTTTGGAAATATGATGAATAAAGATAATTtcaattcatttttaaattcattaaCAGGAAATAAAGATGGTAGTGGAAAAAATCCACTTAGTGATATGATGAATATTTTTGGTGTATCACCAACAGGAAAAGAAGGTGGAGCAGATGGAGTGAGTAAAGAAaatcaaatgaaaaaaattaatgaattaaaagaCAAATTAGAAACAATGTTAAAAGGTGCTGGTGTAAATGTAGATAAAATTAAAGAtagtattaaaaataatgatttattaaaaaataaacaattatTAAAAGACGCTATATCCAAATTAACATTAGACCCTTCAATGATGaatatgtttaataataaagatggaACTAATGGAAAACCTTTTGATATAAATCCAGAAAGTATGATGAAAATGTTTAACACCCTTTCTAATGGAAAAGGAAATCTTGGTGACTTAAATATGAACACAGATAATGGATCATTTGATTCATTTAATGATGATGGtgttgataataatttagttCCTACCAATCctaattcaaaaaataataatgaagatgaCAAAAAAAGTGATGACGATGaggataattataatgataaatcaTTTGTTGTAAATTCTAAATATGCTGATAATTCCTTTGAAGATAAATTTAATACTTTTGATGAAAAGGATGATGATGTTAAATATGAATTGTTTGATGAAAATGTAGGAGAAGAAGAATCTTTTTCAACAAATGAAAAacattcaaataataataacaatacatataatagTAGCCAACAAGGAGTGGTTGATAAAAGTTttgatgaaaatgatgaaccattaatatcatcatcacaatttgataataataagaaaaataaattatcacTTTCtacacataataaaaaatccaaaaatattatggatTCCTTAGATTTAGAAAGTACTAACTATGGATCAAACTCTTCCTCATCTATTAACAACAGTCACAAtagtaaaaataagaatagcaagaaaaataataagaaaaaatcatCCTACAAAGATGATATAAGAACAGATGGTAAAGTTGCCTTTGATATGCCTACCTTCCAGAAAACAATCAAAAATTTTGGTGGTGCAAATAATGAAATAGtccaaaatatattaaagaaatatgTAACCTTTGATACTGATGATGACAATGATGTAGAAGATGAAGATGACGaggatgatgatgatgatgatttgGATGAAGATGAATTTAGTGTTAAAGATATTAAGAAATTAATCGAAGAAGGTGTTTTAGATTATGAAGATTTAACTGAAAATGAATTAAGAAAATTAGCTAAACCTGATGATAATTTCTATGAATTATCACCATATGCAAGTGATGAAAAAGATTTATCATTAAATGAAACTTCTGGATTAACAAATGAACAATTGAAAAATTTCTTAGGACAAAATGGTACATATCATATGAGTTATGATTCTAAATCTATTGATTATGCTAAACAAAAGAAATCAGAAAAGAAAGAGGATCAAcaagaagatgatgatggATTCTATGATGCttataaacaaattaaaaactCATATGACGGTATTCCAAATAACTTTAACCATGAGGCTCCACAACTTATAGGTAACAATTATGTGTTTACATCAATATATGATACTAAAGAAAACTTAATaaaattcttaaaaaaaaatagtgaatatgatttatacgacgatgatgatgatgaaagtGGAACCTTTAAATCTCCTTTATATGACAAATATGGAGGAAAGTTACAAAAATTCAAAAGACAAAGAGCATTTAATTTACTTAAACAATGGAGagcaaaagaaaaaaaattaaaagaaaagaaaaagaaagaagaaaTGGAAGCAAATAATGATTTCGACTTttctaaaaattataaattttcatcTAAAAATGATGGAGGTGTTACTATGTTTTCAAAAGACCAACTTGAAGATATGGTAAAAAATTTTGGAGGAAAACCTAGTGCTCAAGTAACTAATTCTTTCTCACGTAAAGAAAATCCATTTGTCCCtactaatataaataataattcaaatgatgatgatatggATAATGGATATGTTACATTTGACGGAAAAAATAAGGTCTCagaaaatgatgaagatgaaaaaggaaataacaatgatgatgaaaatgataacGATGATTctaatgaagaagaagaattaGACGAAGATGAAGACGacaattaa